The nucleotide window aaaccatattgtctatttcggttcggttcagttcggttcggtacggttcggttttaccatattgaaaaAGTGGTTTTATTGGAATTAGCTTTTTTTGGGTAGGAAACAGGCCTCGGCACATTTATACCGGAACTTTTACCGAACCAAAAtcctatataaaaaaatgaacaGAATTTGTTAGATATTCAAATGGATTATATATCTCTATAGCTAAAAAAACTGAGCCCAAATCGAAAACCAAAACTGAATCAGAACCGAGACCAccacaatttaaaaatatagtttatatactttaaaatattaattatatttagttttgaaATAACAAATATCCTAAAGATACTATTTGCAACTGAATTACCACAAAAATGGATTATCAAAATGGTTTTTATATCCGAAACATTTCAGACTATCctatattttattctaaaaatttGAATTACCAAAAGAATTTTTTCTAAAACCCCGAATTATTTGAAAACTTTACCTAAACAAATTGGAACCGAATTGAACCCAAAATTTTCTCGGATGTTAGTGTTTTTTCAACATTGTTATCCAGACtaaactgaaaaccaaaaacaaactaaaagtAAACTGAATATCATAAATATCTGCACGGATTTCAGAtctctaaaaccaaaaaaaagaactgAACCGAGAACCAAAACCGAAATGCACAATCTTAGAAGGAAACAGGGCCGTCTAACAGCACGTGCAACTGGAACGGTCGAACAGGGTCcgaatattaaaaatgaaatttttagaaattttcaataatatatgcataaattatggttttaaattttaaaatttagatataGTACTCactaatttagaatttataatttataaaaaaacgttaaacatatataagtaaaattattaatttattaaactattttattataatttaaatataatgttaatattttttgaacagAGTCCTAACAAAATTTGAGACGGTCTTGGAAGGAAAGGTTAGCTCATATTTCAATATTGAGCAGTTCTGATCTGGAGATGCATTCACATCATATATCTCGCACGTTcactcttttttaaaaaaattgcataCCTTAGTTTTTTAAACCAGATAAATCATATTGATGTATCTACAACACCGTGAGGTTAGGAATGTCAACATGTCACGCTTGAAACCGTTAGGTCAGGAAATCACACATGTCATGGTTGAAGTTCTAACTTGTAGACAAAACTATTGACAATTTGACATCAACACCCAATATACTCAGGtacttgttaattttttaatcgTTTTTATAGACTAAAAATTTGATCAATTTACCtcaatttttatcaaattaagcaaattttaataattaacataaattacttaaaatatttCCCAATAGTTTTAGttagattaaaatttaaatccgACCTTTAATCCTAACACAAACATGTTCCTGAGTTAGAATTAATGGCCATGTTCAGGTTTTAATCGAGTTAAACTACTGGCTAATCTGGTTAAACACAACACAATATATTAATTCTATgtaattttgttaattttatacaaaattgTGGAGATTAGAtctgtttatcaaaaaaattgtggagattaatcatattatttagCTAACAGGATGTACTGGGTGTTGATACTAATAGCATGTGGGACAATTGatgtaatcaatgtttgcatggACTTTGATGAGAATTTGTATGTATTAAAAATTTCTAGAACTATTTATGGCGGCCAAGAGAGATTGACTACGCTTCTTAGACAAGAACTAATATCAAATCTGAAGCGTGTACAATCCATCAATTCAAGACGaatcaaagaaaaacaaattgagATCTGAAAAAAAGCTAGAGGCGATGAGCTTTACGGTTTAGAGAGGATATAAGAAGCGATGGCAAGATCTATATTAGTGAAAGGATGAGACAATGCTTTGAGAAATGTTGGTATCAGGTAGATCATAAttcataatttgaaaataagaaTAGAAAAAGATTTTCTGACCAAAACTAGCAAATCACATAGTGCCTTATAGTATACAAGAATAACATCTGAAAATCATTCAGTGGAACTTGAATTGAGACTTGCAGTGGAAATAGTTACCAGTtatcatcaccaccaccaccaaagaATCTTCTAAAACTACCAATGACCAATGTGATGCCTTCTAAAACTCAGAGCTCTGTTCTCATATCATTGCCTAGTTGACTGAACATAATGCCGATATCCATTCCTTGATTCACCGTTGGTATGACTACCGAGTAAGGGCACTGTTTTGAAAATCCAacctttttgtttttggattgTTTTATCGATTTGCTAAGCCTGTTTACGCATTTCTGGAACTTCTTATGGCAGCTTATGTTAGTCATACCTGCCAAAATGGGGAAACAAATAACCAAAGCGTAAGCATGCCAACTGTCAACTCAAGACCAAAGACTTAGCATTTGCAATTCGTTAAAACTATAGCATAAGAAGAATGAACATTAGTATGCTTTAGATCACTAAACTGAGACCACTAAACTAAACACAGTATCATCAGATGAAGAAAGCATCAAGgaacgataaaaaaaaattcctagAGCAGTAGAGTCACTTAAGATCACCTGAACCTTATCCTAGCACTCTGCACTATTAAGCCATTTGTTGAGACAGATCGAACAGGTCAGATAAAACCCAAGGTCTATTTTTACTTGTATACTGAATCTGTAGCTACAGATGTTAATTTCAGTTTATAATGCCAAGGATATAATGTGCATATAAATCTTCCTCACAATTCAACAAAAACTATAAGAAGTGTAGTGAACCTTATGATTTGTATTCTTGAATGATCAAATCGTTAAGGGATCTGCATTCTTGAATGGTTATTTACCTTTGGCCCCAACGCAACTGTCATGGACCATACAACAAGCATCAAGATCATCACAAGGCTCCTCACCAGGGCATCCAGAGTGTCCGATCCCACAATACTTCCCATATCGTATAGAAAGTGCTGTAAACAGACGAATATACGCAAGTGAGAAGCTAAAACGGAAAAAGAAAAGGTTCTCCACACTTACTGTCACAATTCTGTGCAATGCAGGTTCTGGTGCACTCCTGTCACAATTTGATTCATTAGTGAACTGAATGACCAAATCTTTGTGGAATCTGAGCTTTCGGATTCCAATTATAATTTTCATAAGCTGATTCTACGACAATGCGATTGCTTTTGTCTAATTATGGAAACTCATATTCGTTTAAAGGAAAGAAAGGTCAAACCTCGCAGCGAACGACATCGACGAGGAAGATGACAAGGAAGAAAGCTCCCGCGAAACGCGTCGAAGCAGAACGAACCATCATCGTCTCtgactctctctctttctctctattgCGCTAGGTAAGTAGGAAGAAGCTTCTGGATTTGATGTTTATGGTCCTTTTGTCTTCTTCGCTAAGGTTTCGATCTCATTGGTCTTTCTCCTCCTTTCTCGCCGCTCCTTCCTTTGCTTCAtaccaaataaaaattattctcTCGAGTCAACCCAAATAAAATACGTTACGAGTTAAATTAGCTGAACCGGATCGGTATAATAATTCAATCAGTATAATAAACCAAACCGGTTTGGCTTTCAATAAAATCAAACCGACGGTTAAATAACCGTGAACATAAACGTTGTCTCCCTAAAACCCTAGGCTGCCCTTTCCGATTCAAATCTTGTCTCCAAAACCCtaatcctctctctctctctctctctctctgtgcaATGGCTGGTACCAAGAACAACCACAACGAGCAAGGCTCTGATCAAAATCAGAACACCAAGTTACCCTTCGAAGACGCCGATGAAACAATGTGCGATGCCGATGTCGCTGATGACATAACCAGCGCCGATTACTACTTCGATTCTTACTCCCATTTCGGTAATAAAAAACTTTCATCTTTGAAGCTTCTCTCATTGTTTTCTTCATCTCCGAAAAGTGCTAACTCTGTTTCAAATTGATTTGGGTTTTGCAGGTATTCACGAAGTAAGTGTCTTTGCAGTTTGAGTCGAAAACCCTCTGTTCTGTATGATCTTGATGGTGGTGTTTGTCTTGTTATCAGGAAATGTTGAAGGATGTAGTGAGGACAAAGAGCTACCGTGATGTTATTTACAAGAACAAGTTTCTTGTCAAGGACAAAATCGTTCTTGATGTCGGAGCTGGCACAGGGATCTTGTCTCTCTTCTGTGCTAAAGCAGGAGCTGCTCACGTATACGCTGTATGTATATAATACACTATCTTCTCCTCCTCTTGTCACATTTGGCTTTTGGATTCATTTGATTGACACAAATGATTCTTTGAATAGGTTGAATGTTCTCAAATGGCTGACACTGCCAAGGAGATCGTCAAGTCAAATGGGTTTTCTGATGGTAATAATCTGATACAAATGTTTAAAGTGTTCATTAATAACTTTGTTACTAACAACTGTTTGGTTCTTTTCTGGGGGCAGTTATAACGGTTTTGAAAGGGAAGATTGAGGAAATCGAGCTTCCGGTTCCTAAAGTGGATGTGATTATCTCTGAGTGGATGGGTTACTTTCTTGTTTATGAAAACATGCTTGACACCGTCTTGTATGCCCGCAATAAATGGCTTGTAAGTTAAAAGTGATTTCTCCTTTGATGGCTTCATTATAGTTTTGAACACTTCTTCTTTATGCTTTTGGCTTCTTTTTGGTTGTTGTTAGGTTGATGGTGGAATTGTTCTACCAGATAAAGCTTCTCTCTATCTTACTGCCATAGAGGATGCTCATTACAAAGAAGACAAAGTTGAATGTGAGTTTGTGAAGTAAAGAGACCTTTGTCACTTTTTCTAGTATTCTATATGTTTCCGTTAGTTTACAGTCCCCTATACAGTTTGGAACGACGTGTATGGGTTTGACATGTCATGCATCAAGAGAAGAGCAATCACTGAACCTCTTGTTGACACAGTTGATGGCAACCAGATCGTTACCGATAGCAAGCTACTCAAGGTAATTAGTAAAGATTTATACTTAAGAATGTAGTTACTAATAGCCCTCTTTAATTACTTTTTTctaatgcaattttttttttgttttggctgTTTTGGATTCTAAAGACGATGGATATCTCTAAGATGGCTTCTGAAGATGCTTCCTTTACAGCTCCTTTTAAGCTTGTGGCAAAACGGAATGATCATATACATGCCCTTGTAGCCTACTTTGATGTGTCATTCACCATGTGCCACAAGATGATTGGTTTCTCAACAGGTAACACACTTTTTCCTGCGAAATTTTCTGTTTATATGATATTCCGAAACAACAGACAAAAATGTATATGATGCAATAACTTCTTTGTCGATGTTTGGAACTCTATGAGACAATAATCACAATATGCAATGCAGGACCAAAATCTAGGGCTACACACTGGAAGCAGACAGTGCTGTACCTTGATGATGTGTTAACAGTATGCGAGGGTGAAATGATCACAGGAAGCATGACCATTGCACCTAACAAGAAGAATCCCAGAGATGTCGACATAAAGCTCAGCTATTCTTTGAATGGCCAGCACTGCAAGATCTCAAGGACCCAACTGTACAAAATGCGGTGAAAGCTGTCTCTAAAGGGAAGCAATAGAGCCAATCTCCCACAAGTCTCATTTTATCATGTTGAGGCTGAGAAAGCAGTGCTCATTTGTAATGTTTCAAGTTTCCATTTTTGCAATGTTTCAGAAcaagaaaacataaatttacCCCCGTGATTCTATTAAAAGCATATCtctgactctctctctctgttttccTGGGAACAACACCCTCTCTGTTCAAAAATCCAGTTGCATAAAAAGAGTAAGCGGAAACAGTAGCCTGTAAAAACCATACTACTATACTAGAGTTTGGAGAGTGACTCTAAGTAGATACCTGAAGGATAAGTGTTCCAACGGctattaaaaatttcaagacCTGGTACAAGAATCATGGCAAGGTAATAATAACATATGAGGCTCAAGCCTGAAGAGAAACTTAGGGAAACATAACTTGTACAACAAAAGAGAGGATTTAATacaaaaatgatattagaaTATACCACCGCTGTTGACGATATCGGAAGAAAAGCACCTACAAATATTCCTTCTGTTAGTTTACCACCGCATAACTGCAATGAGGAAACAGCTAAGTCAACCGAATGCTTTCTTTTTGATGAATCATGCATGAACTTCTTTTTTGAGCAACTTTCATGAATCGTAAACAAAATCCTAATAACTCATACTCAATTGCTATACTATTTAGAAACTAGAACATACCGAGGCTGTTATTATCCCACTCAAGCACATGAACAAAACTATGCGACCACAAACTACACGAAGCTGCGACCACAATGAATAAGTCAATAACTGTCTGAAAAGTttc belongs to Brassica rapa cultivar Chiifu-401-42 chromosome A07, CAAS_Brap_v3.01, whole genome shotgun sequence and includes:
- the LOC103828289 gene encoding phospholipase A2-beta isoform X1, with the translated sequence MSFAARSAPEPALHRIVTVSVENLFFFRFSFSLAYIRLFTALSIRYGKYCGIGHSGCPGEEPCDDLDACCMVHDSCVGAKGMTNISCHKKFQKCVNRLSKSIKQSKNKKVGFSKQCPYSVVIPTVNQGMDIGIMFSQLGNDMRTEL
- the LOC103828289 gene encoding phospholipase A2-beta isoform X2 is translated as MMVRSASTRFAGAFFLVIFLVDVVRCEECTRTCIAQNCDTLSIRYGKYCGIGHSGCPGEEPCDDLDACCMVHDSCVGAKGMTNISCHKKFQKCVNRLSKSIKQSKNKKVGFSKQCPYSVVIPTVNQGMDIGIMFSQLGNDMRTEL
- the LOC103828290 gene encoding probable protein arginine N-methyltransferase 1.2, producing MAGTKNNHNEQGSDQNQNTKLPFEDADETMCDADVADDITSADYYFDSYSHFGIHEEMLKDVVRTKSYRDVIYKNKFLVKDKIVLDVGAGTGILSLFCAKAGAAHVYAVECSQMADTAKEIVKSNGFSDVITVLKGKIEEIELPVPKVDVIISEWMGYFLVYENMLDTVLYARNKWLVDGGIVLPDKASLYLTAIEDAHYKEDKVEFWNDVYGFDMSCIKRRAITEPLVDTVDGNQIVTDSKLLKTMDISKMASEDASFTAPFKLVAKRNDHIHALVAYFDVSFTMCHKMIGFSTGPKSRATHWKQTVLYLDDVLTVCEGEMITGSMTIAPNKKNPRDVDIKLSYSLNGQHCKISRTQLYKMR